In Candidatus Effluviviaceae Genus V sp., the following proteins share a genomic window:
- a CDS encoding DUF2254 domain-containing protein: protein MRTWLENRLEILSTNFWTLPAAMAVAALALSLSLVSIDMRVTIDFGGPVGWLNIGSIEGVRTLLATLVGSLVTVLALVFSITIVALTLAASQLGPRLLRNFMRDRSNQGVIGVFTATFLYTLVALLSVGRLEARGVVPHITVFGAFVLTTWSVAVLVYFIHHVSESIQAPNVVLAVSRELEGVITRLFPPNDPEAAPEEPTKPPKDIWSREAGEACSPRSAYVQAINEGKLVSVAKAHDVVLDVELRPGDFVAAGQALASAYGDEPLEEDAREAIADAFFLGERRTATQDVEYVLMQLVEIAVRALSPGINDPFTAMTCIDRIGSALGLLMSRAERPRRLADDDGALRVVLDRTDFDGIMGTGLRQIRQHGSSQAAVLIRMLEVLARLGGTARTDEQRASIRKHADAVARAGEALSEESDRMDIVGRHRAVLAALGDTSEQGVNDTEEGSGT from the coding sequence GTGCGCACCTGGCTCGAGAACCGTCTCGAGATCCTGAGCACGAACTTCTGGACCCTGCCCGCGGCGATGGCTGTCGCCGCTCTGGCTCTCTCGCTCTCTCTCGTGTCGATCGACATGCGCGTCACGATCGACTTCGGGGGACCGGTCGGCTGGCTCAACATCGGCAGCATCGAGGGCGTCAGAACGCTCCTCGCAACGCTCGTCGGCTCGCTCGTGACCGTGCTCGCGCTCGTCTTCTCCATTACGATCGTCGCGCTGACGCTCGCCGCGTCGCAGCTCGGGCCGCGCCTTCTCCGCAACTTCATGCGCGACCGGAGCAACCAGGGCGTTATCGGCGTCTTCACCGCGACCTTCCTCTACACACTGGTGGCGCTGCTCTCGGTCGGCCGCCTCGAGGCGCGCGGCGTCGTGCCCCATATCACCGTCTTCGGCGCGTTCGTTCTGACGACATGGAGCGTCGCGGTCCTCGTGTACTTCATCCATCACGTCTCGGAGTCGATCCAGGCGCCGAACGTCGTCCTGGCGGTTTCGCGTGAGCTGGAGGGCGTCATCACCCGGCTCTTCCCTCCGAACGACCCCGAGGCCGCCCCTGAGGAGCCGACGAAGCCGCCGAAGGACATCTGGAGCCGCGAGGCGGGAGAGGCCTGCTCGCCGCGGAGCGCCTACGTTCAGGCGATCAACGAGGGGAAGCTCGTGTCCGTCGCGAAGGCCCACGACGTCGTGCTCGACGTCGAGCTGCGCCCGGGAGACTTCGTGGCGGCCGGCCAGGCGCTGGCCTCGGCGTACGGCGACGAGCCTCTTGAGGAGGACGCGAGGGAGGCGATCGCGGACGCCTTCTTCCTCGGCGAGAGGCGGACCGCCACGCAGGACGTGGAGTACGTCCTGATGCAGCTCGTCGAGATCGCCGTCCGCGCGCTCTCGCCCGGGATCAACGACCCCTTCACGGCGATGACCTGCATCGACAGGATCGGATCGGCACTGGGTCTGCTGATGTCCCGGGCCGAGCGGCCGAGGCGACTGGCCGACGACGACGGCGCGCTCAGAGTCGTGCTCGATCGAACGGACTTCGACGGCATCATGGGAACCGGGCTCCGGCAGATACGTCAGCACGGCTCGTCGCAGGCGGCGGTGCTCATCCGGATGCTCGAGGTGCTTGCCCGACTCGGGGGGACCGCTCGAACGGACGAACAGCGCGCGTCGATCAGGAAGCACGCGGACGCCGTCGCCAGAGCGGGGGAGGCGCTTTCAGAAGAATCGGACCGAATGGACATCGTGGGCCGACACAGGGCAGTCCTTGCGGCTCTCGGAGACACCTCCGAACAGGGAGTGAACGACACCGAGGAAGGGAGTGGAACGTGA